A segment of the Coffea arabica cultivar ET-39 chromosome 8c, Coffea Arabica ET-39 HiFi, whole genome shotgun sequence genome:
ctcctctcttttcttcctctgcCTCTAATCCTCACTTCCCCATTTCTGACTTGCTCGAACCCATTGATATAATGAGCTCTCCCTCCGCCCATTCTCCTTCCGCACGAATCCTAGAGGAGACGGCTGAGCTCGATGCCTACATTGAGCGACAGGCCACTTCCATCCCTTCCCCCAAGTCTCCACATGACTCCCCTGGCGGAGCCCAAGGAGGAGCTGGGGAGGATAGGGATTCCTCCAAGAGGACCCCTACCTCCGGGCAGGGGGATGATCCTGAATTCAACTACGGTTACCCCAACCAGCAGGAGGCCACCCTCTCACCCGGAGCGGTGGCCAAGCTGGCCGAGATTTTTTCCATTCTTCCGGCCTTCGAGCCGAGGGCGGCCGGGCCCGACGACCGAGCCAGCCGACCTCCCCTTGGTTTCGTGACCATCTATAGGGAGCAGTTAATCGCAGGGTTCCGACTCCCCATTCCTTCAGCCCTGGCCGAGATTCTGAGCTATTGGGGGCTCAGAATCACCCAAGTCCATCCCAACTCGATCAGGATCATCATCGGATTCCTAATCTACAGTCAAATCTGCTCCATCCCCTACTCCCTTTCTCTCTTCCGGGCTGCTTACATCCTTAAGCTCTCCCTCCCTGGGTGGTACTACTTCTCCCGCCGAGGTGCTAGCCAAGTCCGGGGGGGAAAAGACACCCAGGATCTGCTCTACGGGGTACCTTTTTCCGTGAAAAATTGAAAGGAGGACTTCTTTTTTGTTAAGTCCACACATTTTCCCCCCAATGTGTGGAAGGTTGGGGAGGTCGAGTCCGACCCCTACCCGGAGGAGTTGGATTTCGAAACCCTCAGCCAGCTGGTGAGCTCCAAGGTGAAGCTCCATGCCGCCAAGTTCTCTACCGAGCAAATTTCCGCGGCCGGGTTGATGGGGACGTTGTCCGGGTCCCCTGGAGAGGTGGTGGCCTCCCCTACCGACCTCGACGCCTGTAACGCCGACTCTGTCCCTGTAGCTCGTTGCATtcacatatacatatattatatattttctccTACTGACCTGTTTTGGCTGACCTGGCGGTGTTTGCCGCAGTAAGGAGGCTTTCCAAGCTGCTGGGCGTACCTACGGAGGAGGCTGCCCCCACCCTTCAACCACAGGCTGCTAAGGAAGCCTCTGGGGCGTCCCCGGCCGCAGGGGGCGGCTCAGCCCCCCAGAAAGAAGCGTTGCACTCCTCCCCCTCCAAGCAAGTCGCCAGCAAGAAGAAGGCGACCGGGCAGAAGAGGGGTCGAGAGGACGAGCCCTCCCAGCCCGCGAAGAAGCTCGCGCCAGCACAGCCTACCCCATTTCTGTTGACATCGAGGGGACCGGTCCACCTGGGGGTCAACTCCGCGGAGGAGCACGCACAGGAGTCGCCTCCCTCTGGCTTATGGCATTTCCGCCATGTGGCCCCCCTGAAGCCAGGCCAGGCCCCCACCATGCACGACCTCCGTCGCTTCTGCCCGTCCTGGGGGCTCTCCATCAATGACCGAGCTCAGTTTCCTGAAGTGGCTCGCTAGCTGGTTGTGGGCTCAGTCCTCCCGCGCGACAGGAGGTGGATGGAGCTGGCCAGCCCATCCAAGCTCCAGGACGCGTATTACACCGCCCAGGCTCAAGTAAGTCTCCCTCCCTATAGGGCCAGTCGCGCCTCCGCCCTTCGGATAAACCGCATGGTGCGCTgactcctttttttctttttccttaggCTAAACCCTCTGGCGCCGCCCTGGTGACCCGCTTCTCCGAGTTGTCTCCTTACTTGGAGAAATTACGAAAGAAGAATCGGGAGACAGAGCAGAGGCTTGCCCAGACCCTTAAAGAGGCGGACTCCCTCAAGGCCAAGTTGGGCAAGGCTGAGAAGGAGTTGGGAACGGCCCAGATCCAGCTCGCCTCTACCAGGTCGGAACTCGACCAAGAGAAGGCGGGCATATCGAAGCTGAGGGAGGACCGCGCCATCGAGCTCTCTGGCACAGTCAGCCGGGAGCGGAAGAAGGCTGTTCGGGAGTTCATCTCCTCCCAACAGTTTGCCGAGGACGTGGCTCTTCTCAACCAGCCCATCCACCAGGTCGGCTTCACGCGTGCCCTGGACCAGGTGAAGGGCCTCAACCTGCCTGGCTTCAACTTAGCTGATTTCAAGGAGTACAACCCCGCCGCCGAGGAGAAACTGGACTGGCTCTTCGATGGGTACTATAAGGGGCACGCCCTGAAGGACCTAGCAGGCAGGAATGATGTGGGAGCCGATCTGGCGGAGGTTCCTTGAGAGGAGGGAGAGGCTCCCGGCAGGGCCCCCGGAAAGGAGCCGGTGGCTTAGGGCAGCGACCACTCCAGAAACCATTTCCATCTTCTTATAAGGATGTGACCATGCTCCAATTGAATATGCTCTTGAAGGTCCATTCGAAATAGGTAGGCTCCAATGCCCCGGGGTTCAGGGCCTCTACAGCTATCTTCTTGAATAGCCTTTACCGTATGCCTCTCAACATGTTTAAGGTGTACCTTCAGCTCCTACTCCAAGCAGGTCACCAGTAAAAAAAAGAGGGACCGAGCTGTACACGGCTAGGTCCTCCTTTCCTCTTCCTTTTATAGCTCGGTAGGCTTTGAATGCATATATAGAACTTCGAAGGGAATTGCCTTATGTCGACTCGAAAGCTTTGTAATAGGTAGGTTTTGAATGCATATATAAAACTCGAAGGAAATGATCTTGCAATCCATCCCTGTCTCAGACTCTAGCACTCAATGCCCTGTGCCGACCTCTCGGGTCGAGCACCAAATAGATCCCCTAAGGCAGCGAGCCGGCCTCTTAGGTCGAGCATTTTTTATATTTGTAAGCAAACCACTAAGTTGTCAAAGACCATCAGGCTAGGGTATCAACAAACTTCATAAAACTGCTTCCCATTGCGCCGACCTCCTGTGTCGAGCCTCCAACTTTGAGGGCAGCcacgccgacctcctgggtcgagcaccGCACTTCCGGACTTCCGTGCCGACCTCTTTGGGCCAAGCGTCACCGGACTTTCAGGTTTCAAGGTCCTAAAcagtgccgacctcttggggctGAGCGTCCCTttgtgccgacctcttggggccGAGAATCtcttctcaaactttaaagGCATCCAGCCGTGCCGACATCTTGGGGTCGAGCATTTGTTCGTGCCGACCTCATGGGGTCGAGCATCCCTTCTCCAACTTTAAAGGCATCCGTCCATTATCATTTATCCCCAGCCCCCCACTAAGACACCTAGCCTTGTCTGAGTGTGCTAGTGTAGGAGTTAAGCTTAAAAATGGCATTGATAACGATGATCTTAAAATCTTGAAAGTTGAACATATATTTATTGATGAACTTGTATGTGGATTCTGAAGAACAGACAGTAAGACATCCTGGCCTAATCTACCCTACGAATAATCGCAGATTCGAGAAGTGCCAAGTGCGAGGAACTTCTGCTCCATCCAATTTCGCGAGCTTGCAGTAACCAGCTCGGCTTGCTTCCACGACCTTGTAGGGCCCCTCCTAATTTGGATCGAGCTTGTTGGAGCCATGAGCTCTGCTGACCGAGTTCTTTCTTAAGACGAGGTCCCCAGGCTAGTACTGTATGTTCCTCACTTTGGCGTTATGATAGCAGGCGAGCTGGCTTTTATACTTTGCCATCCGTATCTCCGCTTCCTCACTCTTGGCCTCTAGCATATCCAAGCTACACCTCAGCTCTTCCTCGTTGGATGACGCAACGAAGTTCTGTGTCCGAGGCGAGGGGAGACCGATCTCCGCATGTATCACCGCCTCTACCCCATAAGTCAGGGAGAACGGGGTCTCGTGGGTGGCCGTCCTGGACGTAGTGCGGTAAGCCCAGAGGACACTAGGGAGTTCATCTAACCAGTTAGACTGGGCTAGTTCCAACCTAGTTTTTAGTCCTTGCAGAATGATTCGGTTAGCGTTTTCCACCTGGCCGTTGGTCTGGGGGTGGCCGACCAATGTTAAGTGTTGGTTGATCCCGAGCTCGGCGCACCAGCTCTTGAAGGGATTCTCGGCGAACTGGCGCTCATTGTCGGATATTAAGACATGCGGAATCCCGAAGCGGCAGACTATGTTCTTCCAGAAGAATTTCTGAACTGCCTTTCCAGAGATAGTGGCCAGGGGCTCCGCTTCCATCCACTTTGTAAAGTAGTTGATGGCCACCACGAGGTGCTCGTATCTCCCCGGAGCTCGAGGGAAAGGCCCCAGGAGGTCTACCCCCCACTGAGCAAAGGGCCAAGGGCTATGAATAGGAACCATTTTCCGAGCTGGTTGGTGGCGCAGCGGGGCGTGCTCCTGGCAAGCTCGGCATCTCTGAACTAGTGCCGCGGCATCTTGGAACACTGAGGGCCAATAGTAGCCCAGGAGAAGACACTTTTTTGCCAAGACCCAGGATCCCACATGTGTTGCGCATAAGTCCTCGTGAACTTCACGGAGGACGTAGTCGCCCTCCTCAAGAGTCACGCACTTTAGCCAGGGGGACAGACACGACCTCCTGTAGAGGGTTCCCTCAGCGTAGGCGTACTTAGCAGCTCTGAGCTGGAGTCGACGGGCCTCGGTCCCGTCCCTGGGGAGGATACCCGAGTTGAGGAAGTTATTGAGAGGGGTCATCCAGGTGGCCGGGCTATCTATAGCCAAGACCTGGATCTGGTCAATGATTTTCTGTTTGACCAACTCTACCAAGACTTCCTTGTTCAGGTTCGCGAACGAGGAGGACGCCAGTTTCGACAGGGCGTCTGCACGCTTGTTTTGTGATCTCGGCACCCGCTCGATTTCAAAAGCATCAAACAGGGCTATTGCCTCTTGCACCTTGGCCAGGTATTTCTTCATGACATCCTCCTTGGTTTCATACTCCCCGCGAACTTGGTGGACTACGAGCTGAGAGTCGCTCCGGACTCTAATCGCGGTTATACCCATCTGGTGGGCTATCCGCAATCCTCTCAATAGGGCCTCGTACTCTGCCTCATTGTTGGACGCGGGAAAGTCGAATCTGAGCGCGTATGTCAGCTCTTCCCCGGTGGGCGAGGTGAGCAGCAGGCCAGCTCCGCTTCCTTCCTTACTCGAGGCTTCGTCTACGAATAGCACCCATGGCTTTCCCGACTGTATGTCCGCGGGCAGAGAGCTCGGCCTGGTCAGGGACAAGCTAGCCCCCTCAGCAAGGAAGTTTGCCAAGGCCCGAGCCTTGATAGCGGTGCGAGGCCGATAGCCGATGTCGTGCTCAGCCAGCTCAACGGCCCACTTGGTCATCCTGCCCGAGACTTCGGGTTTTGTAAGTATCTGCCGCAGGGGCTGATCAGTCATAACGACGATGCTGTGGGTCTGGAAGTAGGGTCGGAGTTTTCGGGTGGCGTGTACCAGAGCCAAAACCAATTTTTCCGCTGGTGTGTACCGCGTCTCCGGCCCCTATAAAATTTGGCTGACATAGTATATCGGCTTCTGAGTCCCCCTGTCTTCTCGCACCAAGACCGCGCTAACGGCCTCGTTGCAAGCAGATAAGTATAGGAACAGGGTTTCCCCCTGCTCCGGAGCGGTCAAGGTAGGCAGCTCGGCCAGATATGCCTTCAGGTCGGCGAAGGCTTTCTGACATTCCTCAGTCCATTGGAAGTCCTTAGGCG
Coding sequences within it:
- the LOC113705791 gene encoding uncharacterized protein, giving the protein MTDQPLRQILTKPEVSGRMTKWAVELAEHDIGYRPRTAIKARALANFLAEGASLSLTRPSSLPADIQSGKPWVLFVDEASSKEGSGAGLLLTSPTGEELTYALRFDFPASNNEAEYEALLRGLRIAHQMGITAIRVRSDSQLVVHQVRGEYETKEDVMKKYLAKVQEAIALFDAFEIERVPRSQNKRADALSKLASSSFANLNKEVLVELVKQKIIDQIQVLAIDSPATWMTPLNNFLNSGILPRDGTEARRLQLRAAKYAYAEGTLYRRSCLSPWLKCVTLEEGDYVLREVHEDLCATHVGSWVLAKKCLLLGYYWPSVFQDAAALVQRCRACQEHAPLRHQPARKMVPIHSPWPFAQWGVDLLGPFPRAPGRYEHLVVAINYFTKWMEAEPLATISGKAVQKFFWKNIVCRFGIPHVLISDNERQFAENPFKSWCAELGINQHLTLVGHPQTNGQVENANRIILQGLKTRLELAQSNWLDELPSVLWAYRTTSRTATHETPFSLTYGVEAVIHAEIGLPSPRTQNFVASSNEEELRCSLDMLEAKSEEAEIRMAKYKSQLACYHNAKVRNIQY